A part of Dreissena polymorpha isolate Duluth1 chromosome 13, UMN_Dpol_1.0, whole genome shotgun sequence genomic DNA contains:
- the LOC127855964 gene encoding uncharacterized protein LOC127855964, whose amino-acid sequence MKTPNSVGQLILLAFSLARASDCPRGCVCSFEQVTCSGLTSFPTSFPVDTVSINVTHMNADEIPVDCLDNMEFIKNVFIQSSTILRVRSGSFNGHDFMGVIRFDDVHIKTIESFAFNNIVELGTLAVYNSSIENIEMFAFSNMYAVNAIEFNNCNITSIATNAFYNMNEMIKIKFDDNNIKTLEPNSISGVTKINELFISYNAIESLGCGNIEKLLNEAHTGVMSMNTVTCSCDLLWLQKSESLKPYLDSNWCKEESGKLLAWGDIAKAFMACSETDITSTHCVDLPESNKKSDFNTDYPHQKETATSRLHTTGTSIDEMTSQTTNSFTSNAWDVLDNVKRTTKMTRKDDDLQKDKQTPKRKVNHTDNYSMAARGTIVLPNDSFDMFGIDGNKSRKNEDETGHEQDEIIVQNGVVKKPSNIGFDEQKNESFNTDSFAYADQSMKTDKNYSNSKGTETREKVELEITEDNHLRQISMTSAVEGVPSNTYVFIIVYAIVVIL is encoded by the coding sequence ATGAAAACACCAAACTCGGTCGGTCAACTAATTCTGCTAGCATTTTCCTTAGCACGAGCGAGCGACTGCCCAAGAGGATGCGTATGCAGTTTTGAACAGGTCACGTGTTCCGGCCTGACGTCATTTCCTACGTCATTTCCTGTGGATACGGTATCGATCAATGTCACGCACATGAACGCCGATGAAATACCTGTAGACTGCCTCGACAATATGGAGTTTATCAAGAACGTTTTCATTCAGTCGAGTACCATCCTTCGGGTACGGTCTGGGTCATTTAATGGGCACGATTTTATGGGGGTCATACGCTTCGACGACGTTCACATCAAAACAATTGAATCATTTGCTTTCAACAATATCGTCGAATTGGGAACTTTGGCTGTCTACAACTCATccattgaaaacattgaaatGTTTGCTTTCTCAAATATGTACGCCGTTAACGCGATTGAATTCAACAACTGCAACATCACTTCCATTGCGACCAATGCCTTTTACAACATGAACGAGatgattaaaatcaaatttgatgacAACAATATCAAGACGCTGGAACCAAATTCTATTTCAGGAGTGACGAAAATTAACGAGCTATTTATAAGTTACAACGCTATTGAAAGTCTTGGGTGTGGAAATATTGAGAAACTTCTAAACGAGGCCCACACTGGCGTAATGTCAATGAACACGGTTACTTGTTCATGTGACCTACTCTGGCTTCAGAAAAGCGAATCGTTGAAACCATATCTCGACTCCAATTGGTGCAAAGAGGAGTCGGGGAAACTATTAGCCTGGGGAGATATTGCTAAAGCCTTCATGGCGTGTTCGGAAACTGACATTACTTCAACTCATTGCGTCGATCTGccagaatcaaataaaaaatccGATTTCAACACTGACTATCCTCATCAGAAAGAAACAGCAACAAGCCGTCTGCATACTACTGGAACCTCAATTGATGAAATGACAAGTCAAACAACGAATAGTTTTACATCAAATGCCTGGGACGTTTTAGACAATGTTAAGAGGACTACGAAAATGACGCGAAAGGACGACGACCTACAAAAGGACAAACAAACGCCAAAAAGAAAGGTTAATCATACCGATAATTACAGCATGGCAGCTCGTGGTACAATTGTTTTGCCCAATGATTCGTTTGATATGTTTGGAATCGACGGTAACAAGAGCAGGAAAAATGAAGATGAAACTGGACATGAACAAGACGAAATCATTGTACAAAATGGTGTTGTGAAAAAACCATCGAACATCGGGTTTGATGAGCAGAAAAACGAATCATTTAATACCGATAGCTTTGCATACGCAGACCAATCGATGAAAACAGATAAAAACTATTCTAATAGTAAAGGCACAGAAACGCGTGAAAAGGTCGAGTTAGAAATAACGGAAGACAACCATCTACGACAAATTTCTATGACAAGTGCGGTAGAGGGTGTTCCATCAAATACTTATGTTTTTATAATCGTGTATGCAATTGTTGTAATACTGTAG
- the LOC127856566 gene encoding uncharacterized protein LOC127856566, which produces MAGKGTSKCCSGFVFILILAGLGCHIAGFVTDFWLVGTSNNSTEVHGIRIGLFHQTIAFQNGTESTTESSLNIFPEQCICLAIAGASALACFIILFKTVHVLVGVSSFVLLTLMIISVFYVFIQVFERKDVVAEQNQNWPTLKLHWSFGLLAGGLLLNIVATVFYLVILLLQDERTPTENAKIFDHAGDLHIDTLPIITVTAVEGNKGDHTNAAFYQNVGSASKNRKDQIDHCTATPIDQNFVDTVSAVSSNHSSDWRTYTGLIRNGNSDHEYADITPPRIKDTRADKRDIALSQVELQDGNHSHYNQTYAESSRL; this is translated from the exons ATGGCAGGCAAGGGCACTTCTAAATGTTGCTCAGGCTTCGTTTTCATTCTGATCTTAGCCGGACTCGGGTGCCACATTGCCGGCTTTGTGACGGATTTCTGGCTCGTGGGAACGTCTAACAACAGTACGG AAGTGCATGGGATCCGGATCGGACTATTCCATCAGACGATAGCTTTCCAAAATGGAACAGAGAGTACAACAG AATCCAGTTTGAACATATTTCCAGAACAGTGCATATGCCTCGCGATAGCGGGCGCCAGCGCACTGGCGTGTTTCATCATTTTGTTCAAAACTGTCCACGTGTTGGTCGGCGTGTCTTCATTTGTGTTGCTAACGTTGATGATTATTT CTGTCTTTTACGTCTTCATCCAAGTCTTCGAGCGGAAAGATGTGGTCGCGGAACAAAACCAGAATTGGCCAACGCTGAAATTGCATTGGTCCTTTGGCCTTCTTGCTGGCGGACTCCTGCTCAACATCGTGGCGACCGTTTTCTATCTTGTCATCCTTCTCCTGCAAGACGAACGAACGCCCACCGAGAACGCAAAAATCTTTGACCATGCGGGGGATCTTCACATAGACACGCTTCCAATTATCACGGTGACCGCTGTCGAGGGCAACAAAGGTGACCACACTAACGCAGCATTCTATCAGAACGTTGGCAGCGCAAGCAAAAACCGGAAAGACCAAATAGATCACTGTACTGCTACTCCGATCGATCAGAATTTTGTAGACACCGTTTCTGCTGTGTCGTCGAATCATAGCAGTGACTGGCGCACGTATACTGGACTAATAAGAAACGGGAACAGTGATCATGAGTATGCGGATATAACGCCGCCTCGTATCAAAGACACAAGGGCTGATAAACGCGATATAGCGCTGTCTCAAGTAGAACTGCAAGATGGAAACCATTCGCATTATAATCAAACTTATGCAGAGAGCTCGAGATTGTAG